The following coding sequences are from one Methanobacterium sp. window:
- a CDS encoding signal peptidase I produces MKLIKKSLKKNKFRFKALGSSMFPLIKNGDLVTIKPVNPYDLSTGDIIFFEKNDSLILHRIIKEEKFKGKFITKGDNMPIRDPAVNSNEILGKLTSIERNGKIINLDTSLNKKFGVFIVEFHWIINPLLRFFNSCLNFIPKALIHINSCLNSFKRIRKLKKHFKPDTIYYASSPDDFPLLSKFYGADLSPTTDGSFYYIAEHKGKLIGSLFVGSPWRENLSDDNWWIMSLTVLNQYKGMGIGEEMVLGAISELKIREIDKVLVNVFEDNKASLNLFKKIGFKDAELPEIEEKINDYYLEISPKSSRSLILSYKIK; encoded by the coding sequence ATTAAACTTATAAAAAAATCTTTAAAAAAAAATAAATTCCGTTTTAAAGCATTAGGTAGCAGTATGTTTCCTCTAATAAAAAATGGGGACTTAGTAACTATTAAACCTGTTAATCCTTATGATCTATCGACTGGAGATATTATTTTTTTTGAAAAAAATGATTCATTAATCCTGCACCGTATAATAAAAGAAGAGAAATTTAAGGGGAAATTCATCACCAAAGGCGATAATATGCCTATACGCGACCCTGCAGTTAATTCTAATGAAATTTTAGGTAAATTAACTAGTATAGAAAGAAATGGGAAAATCATAAATCTTGATACATCTCTAAATAAAAAATTTGGAGTTTTTATTGTTGAATTTCACTGGATAATAAATCCTCTTTTAAGATTTTTTAATAGTTGTTTGAATTTTATCCCTAAAGCATTGATACATATTAACTCATGTTTAAACAGTTTTAAACGAATTAGAAAGCTAAAAAAACATTTTAAACCAGATACAATATATTATGCTTCTTCTCCTGATGATTTTCCTTTACTTTCTAAATTTTATGGTGCTGATTTATCTCCAACTACTGATGGTTCATTTTACTATATTGCAGAGCATAAAGGGAAGTTAATCGGCTCTTTATTTGTAGGAAGCCCCTGGAGAGAAAATTTATCTGATGATAACTGGTGGATAATGAGTTTAACGGTTTTAAATCAGTATAAAGGTATGGGAATAGGTGAAGAAATGGTTTTAGGTGCAATATCAGAATTAAAAATTAGGGAGATTGATAAAGTTTTGGTCAACGTTTTTGAAGATAATAAAGCTTCTTTAAATCTCTTTAAAAAAATTGGTTTTAAGGATGCAGAATTGCCTGAAATAGAAGAAAAAATAAATGATTACTATTTAGAAATATCGCCAAAATCTTCAAGGAGTCTAATATTAAGTTATAAAATCAAATAA
- a CDS encoding PqqD family protein, whose product MGELSGSSMISVTKEAVHCDVEDEVVILSMKDGVYYGLNPVGAFIWNQIQKPKRVDEICDLIMGEFDVGREECEADLMDLLSELLDKGLIEVSDE is encoded by the coding sequence ATGGGAGAATTATCAGGCTCTTCGATGATTTCAGTAACTAAAGAAGCGGTTCACTGCGATGTGGAAGACGAAGTAGTAATTTTAAGCATGAAGGATGGGGTTTACTATGGATTGAATCCTGTTGGGGCTTTTATCTGGAATCAGATTCAGAAGCCGAAGAGAGTTGATGAAATCTGTGATTTAATAATGGGCGAATTTGATGTGGGTAGAGAAGAATGTGAAGCAGATTTAATGGATTTGCTTTCTGAACTATTGGATAAGGGATTAATAGAGGTAAGTGATGAGTAA
- a CDS encoding HEPN domain-containing protein yields the protein MLRKLEAEGFIKKLKSSPKQVEDSIKLAERDLEVAKTVLDNDYDWTFNIAYNSILQSIRALIYKKGYRPSSRNSHLATISFAEIFLDEADVLYFDRMRRKRHQAVYDTAGTISKTEAQNAISRAEIIINKVKKLIRE from the coding sequence ATGCTTAGAAAGCTGGAAGCTGAAGGATTTATCAAGAAATTGAAAAGTTCGCCCAAGCAGGTTGAAGACTCTATTAAACTTGCAGAGAGGGATCTTGAAGTTGCAAAAACAGTTTTAGATAATGATTATGACTGGACATTTAATATAGCATATAATTCTATTTTACAAAGTATTCGAGCTTTAATTTATAAAAAAGGCTACCGACCTTCAAGTAGAAATTCTCATTTAGCAACAATAAGTTTTGCTGAAATATTTCTGGATGAAGCTGATGTTCTTTATTTTGATAGAATGCGTAGAAAACGACATCAAGCAGTTTATGATACTGCGGGAACCATTTCAAAAACAGAAGCTCAAAATGCGATTTCAAGGGCAGAGATTATAATAAACAAAGTCAAAAAATTAATTAGAGAATAA
- a CDS encoding nucleotidyltransferase domain-containing protein — MLERIFTSKTRVKILTLFMINPQKEMFVREISRSINENINAVRRELSNLEQIGLLKSKKEGNMKYYSVNRDFHIYEELKSIILKTEGAAKVINKDLSKIGNIRLAFIYGSFASGKADAESDIDVFLVGEVDEDKIIKEMLKLEKKLSREINYVLFSEDEFKERINKEDPFVLNVLKEPKIKITGDLNA, encoded by the coding sequence ATGTTGGAGAGGATATTCACTTCAAAAACGAGGGTTAAAATTTTAACTCTTTTCATGATAAATCCCCAAAAAGAGATGTTTGTAAGAGAAATTTCAAGGAGTATAAACGAAAATATCAATGCAGTTAGAAGAGAATTATCAAACCTGGAACAAATTGGGCTTTTAAAAAGTAAAAAAGAAGGAAATATGAAATATTATTCTGTAAATAGAGATTTTCACATATATGAAGAATTAAAAAGTATTATACTAAAAACTGAAGGTGCAGCAAAGGTTATAAACAAAGATTTAAGCAAAATAGGGAATATAAGATTGGCTTTTATATATGGCTCTTTTGCTTCAGGAAAGGCAGATGCAGAAAGCGATATTGATGTTTTTTTGGTTGGAGAAGTTGATGAGGATAAAATAATAAAGGAAATGTTAAAACTTGAAAAAAAATTATCAAGAGAAATAAATTATGTTTTATTCAGCGAGGATGAATTCAAAGAAAGGATAAATAAAGAAGATCCATTCGTTTTAAACGTTTTAAAAGAACCAAAAATAAAGATAACTGGAGATTTAAATGCTTAG
- a CDS encoding lasso peptide biosynthesis B2 protein: protein MSKIKTFLKLNSTEKFILIKAFFLLLTVRIMLWILPFSFIQKITRRLTDVSEDMMSEISIEKLTWAIRVMSIYTPGATCLTRAIAAQILLARYNYSSSIKIGVSKNDEEFEAHAWLEKDGGIILGESETQYTPIMDMG, encoded by the coding sequence ATGAGTAAAATTAAAACTTTTTTGAAATTAAACTCTACAGAAAAATTCATTTTAATCAAAGCATTTTTCCTACTTTTAACTGTAAGGATAATGCTCTGGATACTTCCTTTTTCATTTATACAGAAAATCACCCGTAGATTAACTGATGTTTCTGAGGATATGATGTCAGAAATTTCCATAGAAAAGCTGACCTGGGCAATCAGGGTGATGAGTATCTATACTCCAGGGGCAACATGCCTCACTCGTGCCATTGCAGCGCAGATTCTGCTTGCAAGGTATAATTATTCATCAAGTATTAAGATAGGTGTTTCTAAAAATGATGAGGAATTTGAAGCTCATGCATGGTTGGAGAAAGATGGTGGAATAATTCTTGGTGAATCAGAAACCCAATATACACCAATAATGGATATGGGATAA
- a CDS encoding ABC transporter ATP-binding protein, with the protein MFSRMINSNENFTEYIKALLGFRSKNLALALALMVFISLTEGIGLLLLVPLLQLVGLDVQQGALGQIAGSIASIFSYIGIKPSLAMVLIIYVAIISLNALFYRLQRLKTSEIEYEFAAHIRKGLFAAITNSNWLFFTGKKSSDFAHALTYEIERITTGTSFFISLVASSIVLSVYIVFALKISGVITGLIFVIGIALLLLLKKRTQAASKSGERLSNTSKEIYSSTLKQMEGMKTIKSFNMEEKNVEIFSNEADNVTNSYMDAIRSYSDVKFLFDVGSVVILSIIVFILIEVMAIPTAELLILLFLFVRMIPRFSMIQLSYQYFINMLPAFGTVTGLENECREAAEPRLTGNGMKLNKKIEFENVSFSYGGKNGSFGIENLNLTIEAGKTTAIAGLSGAGKSTIADMVMGLIRPDNGNILVDGVSLNQENLLSWRNQIGYVAQDTFLFNDTIRNNLLLADPEASDEDILLALKLASADEFVLNLPEGLDTLIGDRGVRLSGGEKQRLALARALLRRPSLLILDEATSNLDSKNERNILDSMERIHGNLTILIIAHRLSTIRNADVIYLVEGGNIVESGAWDELIKTQGKFHSLAYTQGING; encoded by the coding sequence ATGTTCTCCAGAATGATCAATTCAAATGAAAATTTCACAGAATACATCAAAGCATTACTTGGTTTTAGATCTAAAAATCTTGCTCTGGCACTGGCTTTGATGGTTTTCATCAGTTTAACTGAGGGTATTGGTCTTCTTTTGCTTGTTCCTCTACTCCAACTTGTTGGTTTAGACGTTCAGCAGGGTGCATTAGGTCAAATCGCTGGCTCTATTGCATCGATTTTTTCATATATTGGAATTAAACCTTCATTAGCCATGGTGCTTATAATATATGTGGCAATTATAAGCTTAAATGCACTGTTTTATAGATTACAGAGACTGAAAACTTCTGAAATTGAATATGAATTTGCAGCCCATATAAGAAAAGGCCTGTTTGCAGCAATCACAAATTCTAACTGGCTCTTTTTTACAGGTAAAAAATCTTCTGATTTTGCCCATGCACTAACCTATGAAATAGAAAGGATAACCACTGGAACCAGTTTTTTCATCTCTTTAGTCGCCAGTTCAATTGTTTTATCAGTTTATATTGTATTTGCCTTAAAAATTTCAGGAGTCATCACCGGACTTATTTTTGTAATAGGCATTGCATTACTCCTTTTACTTAAAAAAAGGACGCAAGCAGCAAGTAAAAGCGGTGAAAGACTATCAAATACAAGTAAGGAAATCTATTCATCGACCCTTAAGCAGATGGAAGGGATGAAGACAATAAAAAGCTTCAATATGGAAGAGAAAAATGTTGAAATATTTTCTAATGAAGCAGATAATGTAACAAATAGTTACATGGATGCTATAAGAAGCTATTCTGATGTTAAATTCCTGTTTGATGTGGGATCTGTGGTGATTTTAAGCATTATAGTATTTATATTGATTGAAGTTATGGCCATTCCAACTGCTGAATTACTGATCCTCTTATTTTTGTTTGTTAGAATGATTCCGCGATTTTCAATGATCCAGTTAAGCTATCAGTATTTCATAAACATGTTACCTGCTTTTGGGACAGTTACTGGGCTTGAAAATGAATGCAGGGAAGCCGCAGAGCCACGATTGACTGGAAATGGGATGAAACTAAATAAGAAAATTGAATTTGAGAATGTTTCATTTTCCTATGGTGGGAAAAATGGATCCTTCGGCATTGAAAATCTGAATTTAACCATTGAAGCAGGGAAAACAACTGCAATCGCCGGATTATCAGGGGCAGGTAAAAGTACTATTGCAGATATGGTCATGGGCCTTATAAGGCCAGATAATGGCAATATACTGGTTGATGGTGTGTCTTTAAATCAGGAAAATCTCCTTAGCTGGCGTAATCAAATAGGATACGTTGCACAGGACACATTTCTGTTCAATGACACTATACGAAACAATTTGCTTTTAGCAGACCCTGAAGCCAGTGATGAAGATATCTTATTAGCATTAAAATTGGCATCGGCAGATGAATTTGTATTAAATCTCCCTGAAGGACTTGACACGTTGATTGGGGATCGTGGAGTTAGATTATCCGGTGGGGAGAAGCAGCGTTTAGCCCTGGCAAGGGCATTACTGCGCAGACCATCACTTTTAATACTGGATGAGGCCACAAGCAATCTGGACTCAAAAAATGAGAGGAACATACTTGATTCCATGGAAAGAATCCATGGAAATCTAACCATATTAATTATTGCCCATAGGTTATCTACAATACGAAATGCTGATGTTATCTACCTGGTTGAGGGAGGGAATATTGTTGAGTCCGGAGCTTGGGATGAACTCATTAAAACACAAGGTAAATTCCATTCTCTTGCTTATACACAAGGGATTAATGGCTAA
- a CDS encoding PqqD family protein, translating to MLNEYIALNNDKIAYRIIDGEAVIVDLKESKLNVLNPVATFILEHIDGQTQVKEIIEMISEEFDVDYGTAKKDCIDFISKLKDEKIVTLSPDTGDFK from the coding sequence ATGCTAAATGAATACATAGCCCTAAATAATGATAAAATAGCTTATAGAATCATTGATGGAGAGGCAGTAATTGTAGATCTTAAAGAAAGTAAATTAAACGTTTTAAATCCAGTGGCTACATTTATACTGGAACATATTGATGGCCAAACTCAAGTAAAAGAAATAATTGAAATGATATCAGAAGAATTTGATGTTGATTATGGAACTGCTAAAAAAGACTGTATTGATTTCATTTCTAAACTCAAGGATGAAAAAATTGTCACTTTATCACCAGATACCGGTGATTTTAAATGA
- a CDS encoding nucleotidyltransferase family protein produces the protein MILKNEEIKLIKDDFKLRPEEELLLCCARTKVNPEIKDKIRDLAGKNLDWDYLIKMASRHRLKPLLYHNLNSVCPEMVPDDILGELKDYFNGNVRKNLLLTGELIKILELLKAEGIDAVPYKGPVLADLIYGNISLREFNDLDIFINKDDSIKIIEILNSEEYIPYFHINEKSMNNYFRSQKGFIFISENSDYSIDFQWKFSSNFFSFQSSPESVLCDNLN, from the coding sequence TTGATATTAAAAAATGAGGAGATCAAACTGATAAAAGATGATTTCAAATTAAGGCCTGAAGAAGAACTGCTTCTCTGCTGTGCCCGGACAAAAGTGAATCCTGAAATTAAAGACAAAATTCGTGATTTAGCTGGGAAAAATTTAGATTGGGATTATTTAATAAAAATGGCATCAAGGCACCGGTTAAAACCTCTTTTATACCATAATCTAAATTCAGTTTGCCCTGAAATGGTTCCTGACGATATTTTAGGGGAACTTAAGGATTATTTTAATGGTAATGTTCGTAAAAACCTTTTACTGACAGGTGAATTGATTAAAATACTTGAACTGTTGAAAGCTGAAGGTATTGATGCAGTGCCGTATAAAGGACCTGTTTTGGCTGATTTAATATATGGAAATATTTCTTTAAGGGAATTTAATGATCTTGATATATTCATTAATAAGGATGATTCTATTAAAATTATTGAAATTTTGAATAGTGAAGAATATATCCCCTATTTTCATATTAATGAAAAATCAATGAATAACTATTTTAGATCACAAAAAGGATTCATTTTCATAAGCGAAAATTCAGATTATTCCATTGATTTCCAATGGAAATTTTCCAGTAACTTTTTTTCTTTCCAATCTAGCCCTGAATCAGTATTGTGTGACAATTTAAACA
- a CDS encoding nucleotidyltransferase domain-containing protein: MKTPEKYPEEVYEFVKEILHRYKNRVETIILFGSVARGEAGEESDIDILVVGDVNLDELVDVSFPLLLKYGKLISAKDMKKSSFKKQAKEGYSFINNVLNDGVILYERVGKASGKS; this comes from the coding sequence ATGAAAACTCCTGAAAAATATCCTGAGGAAGTGTATGAATTTGTAAAAGAAATCCTCCATAGATATAAAAACAGGGTGGAAACCATAATTTTATTTGGATCTGTTGCCAGAGGAGAAGCTGGTGAAGAATCTGATATTGATATTTTAGTGGTGGGAGATGTTAATCTGGATGAACTTGTAGATGTATCATTTCCACTTTTACTTAAATATGGTAAACTTATATCAGCAAAAGATATGAAAAAATCTAGCTTTAAAAAGCAAGCTAAAGAAGGTTATTCTTTTATCAATAATGTCTTAAATGACGGTGTTATTCTATATGAAAGAGTGGGAAAAGCATCTGGAAAGAGCTGA
- a CDS encoding DUF1616 domain-containing protein, which produces MKQLQNRDIILIILLAVISLTCILISPLNTFPLRIIPCVLILFILPGYSLLTALYPTKENFTFKKRLLVSIILSMVITLLFSLITVYFGFKMPYTSFLSLLVAVTFLVLIIAYRRRKNIDKKEFERYVICEKCHGYYRLKRDEFPEDFEHCQCGGDLKYSESSYIKPEKIEKNLKTSGLGKSSRLKQFKIKSPESEYKDVLLVIILTALSMIAVSSSSLDNSIIRLTLVAVLAFFLPGYSLSVIIFPLSRNINRIKRFFYSIIFSLLIIIPFCSLSLKTEPVVSIMALSIITVSMIMFSFIYRFRSSKELNKVFEDDPGLSYKFDSKKLSKKVFLQEDLLFIFLATILCVIFVTIPKLNETPIRIILGLLFILFLPGYSLIAALFPRKDDLDGIERLALSFGLSIAVTPLIGLLLNYTPFGIRLTPILLSLSIFTVAMITIAFMRRLRIVEEERFSVKFKNHLNRIYKEFNKESGRDRVLSIILVLSIVLAISMTIYVIVTPKQGEKFTEFYILGPKGKASDYPTNLTVGQTGTVNIGIVNHEYAKVDYKLVVKLNNQTINEKNITLSNNGKWENQYNFTATRSGEKQKLEFLLYKLPDKEKVYRSLHLWLNIG; this is translated from the coding sequence ATGAAGCAGTTACAAAATAGAGATATCATACTGATAATTTTGCTGGCGGTTATTTCTCTAACATGCATTTTGATTTCACCCCTAAACACATTTCCCCTAAGAATTATCCCATGCGTCTTAATTCTGTTTATTTTACCCGGATATTCATTATTAACTGCTTTATACCCTACTAAAGAGAATTTCACATTTAAAAAACGCTTATTAGTAAGTATAATTTTAAGTATGGTTATTACTTTACTATTTAGCCTGATAACTGTTTATTTCGGATTTAAAATGCCATATACTTCATTTTTATCATTATTGGTAGCTGTAACTTTTCTAGTGTTAATTATTGCCTATAGAAGGAGAAAAAATATTGATAAAAAAGAATTTGAGAGATATGTGATCTGTGAAAAATGTCACGGTTACTACAGACTTAAAAGAGACGAATTTCCAGAAGATTTTGAACATTGCCAGTGTGGCGGTGATTTAAAATACAGTGAATCCAGCTATATTAAACCAGAAAAAATAGAAAAAAATTTAAAAACTTCTGGTTTGGGTAAATCCAGTCGATTAAAACAATTTAAAATTAAATCTCCTGAATCTGAATATAAAGATGTTCTGCTTGTGATAATTCTCACAGCTTTAAGTATGATTGCTGTAAGCAGCTCATCCCTGGATAATTCAATTATAAGATTGACTCTTGTGGCTGTATTGGCCTTTTTCTTACCTGGCTATTCATTATCTGTGATTATATTTCCTTTAAGTAGAAATATTAATAGAATCAAACGCTTTTTTTATAGCATAATCTTCAGTTTACTTATTATTATTCCATTTTGTAGTTTAAGCCTTAAAACAGAACCAGTTGTCTCTATTATGGCTTTATCCATTATCACCGTTTCAATGATAATGTTTTCATTCATATACAGGTTCAGATCATCTAAAGAATTAAATAAGGTTTTTGAAGATGATCCTGGATTATCCTACAAATTTGATTCTAAAAAACTCTCTAAAAAAGTTTTTTTACAAGAAGATCTGTTATTCATATTTTTAGCAACAATTTTATGTGTGATATTTGTAACAATACCAAAATTAAATGAGACTCCCATAAGGATCATTCTCGGTCTTCTTTTTATACTATTTTTGCCGGGTTATTCTTTGATAGCTGCATTATTCCCAAGAAAGGATGATTTAGATGGAATTGAGCGTTTAGCTTTGAGTTTTGGGCTTAGTATTGCGGTTACCCCATTAATCGGTTTATTATTGAATTATACCCCATTTGGAATTAGATTGACGCCCATCCTCCTATCCTTATCCATCTTTACAGTTGCAATGATTACAATCGCATTCATGAGAAGGTTAAGGATTGTTGAGGAGGAAAGATTCTCAGTTAAGTTTAAAAATCATTTGAATAGGATATATAAAGAATTTAATAAGGAATCAGGCAGGGATAGAGTTCTATCAATCATACTGGTTCTTTCTATAGTTTTAGCAATCTCAATGACCATTTATGTCATTGTAACACCCAAACAGGGTGAAAAATTCACTGAATTTTATATTCTCGGCCCTAAGGGTAAGGCCAGTGATTATCCAACTAATTTAACTGTTGGTCAGACTGGAACTGTTAATATAGGGATTGTTAATCATGAATATGCCAAAGTAGACTACAAGTTAGTGGTCAAACTTAACAATCAAACAATAAATGAGAAGAATATTACTCTATCTAACAATGGTAAATGGGAGAATCAGTATAATTTCACTGCCACAAGATCAGGGGAAAAACAGAAACTGGAATTTTTATTATACAAGCTCCCTGATAAAGAAAAAGTTTATAGATCCCTTCATTTATGGTTAAATATTGGATAA
- a CDS encoding lasso peptide isopeptide bond-forming cyclase yields the protein MSAITGIFYRDGRKVDPELIKKMNDRLSHRGPDGSDTWCEGSVALGHQMLWTTPESLHEKLPFEESGLVITADARIDNRKELSKELDIEDKEDVSDSYFILKSYEKWGEKCPEHLLGDFAFAIWDKNKEKLFCARDHMGVKPFYYYLDDEMFVFGTEIKALFCVQGVPNQVNDLKVAFHLMTVITDKKFTFYDGIYSLTAANSLIINPDSDKKKNYWELNFDSKIFMESDDEYIKAFQKIFTDAIKCRMRSAYPLGFELSGGLDSSSVVCMAKKILTENDYGFTRINTFSMVFDDFPQVDERDYIKEVLNIGNINNNFTSGDKINPFENFETILWHQDQPFFTPNIAILWDMYKKMEKNKIRVLLGGSGGDEIVSHGNNYIRELALSLQLKKLMREIRGSSEHSKKSISKLFYYEVFLFLIPYKIKNFGKKLNSIFKVKSNENSILNIDFENKLGGIDYLKSFKASLILSKTKTARQYHYFVINRISHQYTMEMQDRIASAYQIEPRYPFFDKRLVEFCYSIPNNMKYRYGWDRYIQRIALNDILPRKIQWRPSKKLFGPVLERNLLFEKDLLVEIFYENNEVINDYVNLDIIKDQYYKYSSTTEEKSLKDIWQITYNIWLVAFLYLWLKCNYNQIKS from the coding sequence ATGAGTGCAATAACAGGGATTTTTTACAGAGATGGGCGAAAAGTAGACCCGGAACTCATTAAAAAAATGAATGATCGGTTATCTCATCGTGGACCTGATGGATCTGACACATGGTGTGAAGGATCAGTTGCTTTGGGTCATCAGATGCTGTGGACAACCCCTGAATCTCTGCATGAGAAATTACCCTTTGAAGAATCTGGACTGGTTATAACAGCAGATGCAAGAATAGATAACCGTAAGGAGCTATCAAAAGAATTAGATATTGAAGATAAGGAAGATGTTTCTGATAGTTATTTCATTTTGAAATCATATGAGAAGTGGGGTGAGAAATGCCCTGAACATTTACTGGGAGATTTTGCCTTTGCAATCTGGGATAAAAATAAGGAGAAGTTGTTTTGTGCCCGGGATCATATGGGTGTGAAGCCATTTTATTATTATTTAGATGATGAGATGTTTGTTTTTGGGACGGAGATTAAGGCGTTATTTTGTGTTCAAGGGGTTCCTAATCAAGTTAATGACTTGAAAGTGGCTTTTCATTTAATGACAGTCATAACAGATAAAAAATTTACTTTTTATGATGGAATATACAGTTTAACAGCTGCTAATTCATTAATTATAAACCCGGATTCTGACAAAAAGAAAAATTATTGGGAGCTTAATTTTGATTCTAAAATATTTATGGAATCAGATGATGAATATATAAAAGCTTTCCAAAAGATATTCACTGATGCAATAAAATGCCGCATGAGAAGTGCATATCCTCTTGGATTTGAATTAAGTGGGGGGTTAGACTCTTCTTCAGTTGTATGTATGGCTAAAAAAATTTTAACCGAAAATGATTATGGTTTTACCAGGATAAACACATTTTCAATGGTTTTCGATGACTTTCCTCAAGTTGATGAACGCGATTATATTAAAGAAGTTTTAAATATTGGAAATATTAATAATAACTTTACTTCAGGCGATAAAATAAATCCTTTTGAGAATTTCGAGACTATATTATGGCATCAAGATCAGCCATTTTTTACTCCTAATATAGCTATTTTATGGGATATGTACAAAAAAATGGAAAAAAATAAAATACGTGTCCTTTTAGGAGGAAGTGGTGGTGATGAAATTGTTTCTCATGGAAATAATTATATTCGAGAGCTTGCACTTAGTTTACAATTAAAAAAATTAATGAGGGAAATTAGAGGTTCCTCAGAACATAGTAAAAAAAGCATTTCTAAATTATTTTATTATGAAGTATTTTTATTTTTAATACCCTATAAAATAAAGAATTTTGGAAAAAAATTGAATTCAATATTTAAAGTAAAATCTAATGAAAATAGTATTTTAAATATAGATTTTGAAAATAAATTAGGAGGTATTGATTATTTAAAAAGTTTTAAAGCAAGTTTAATTTTATCAAAAACTAAAACTGCTAGACAATATCATTACTTTGTAATTAATAGAATATCTCACCAATATACTATGGAGATGCAAGATCGAATAGCTTCAGCTTACCAAATAGAACCAAGATATCCTTTTTTTGATAAAAGATTAGTCGAATTTTGTTATTCAATACCAAATAATATGAAGTATAGATATGGATGGGATAGATATATCCAGAGAATAGCTTTAAATGATATTTTGCCTCGTAAGATCCAGTGGCGTCCATCAAAAAAACTTTTTGGTCCAGTACTTGAAAGAAACTTATTATTTGAAAAAGATCTATTAGTTGAAATTTTTTATGAGAATAATGAGGTTATAAATGATTATGTTAATTTAGATATTATTAAAGATCAATATTACAAATATAGTTCTACAACTGAAGAAAAGAGCTTAAAAGATATTTGGCAGATAACATATAATATTTGGTTGGTTGCTTTTTTGTATTTATGGCTAAAATGTAATTATAATCAGATTAAGAGCTAA
- a CDS encoding radical SAM protein — MIKEDLRSYMNQKTAEKRILLSCQLDLTYNCNLDCIHCYVSKENRQEMKKSDIMDILDQLADLGTLYLGLSGGEIFTREDFFEIAEYARELHFALNISTNGTLINNEIADKLSRLNPNRISFSVYSMDPKIHDKITGVPGSLEKTIKAAKMLKNRNMYLRVTNIIMKQNINEYFNIYKFAEKLDAEFQVDPHITPKTDGNMKPLDYQINDNDLCRILVDPLLNENLSEEEVGNHFNSIYNDLPCSAAHNFCYISPYADVFPCSQFPLFCGNLKEESLNEIWYHSSGMLEASNLRMSNLPACSKCEIVDYCRYCPGLSILEENDLMEPSSRCCKEAKLLSCLKR; from the coding sequence ATGATAAAAGAAGATTTAAGAAGTTATATGAATCAAAAAACGGCAGAAAAAAGGATACTTCTTTCATGTCAGCTGGATCTTACCTATAATTGCAATTTAGATTGTATACATTGTTATGTATCTAAAGAAAATCGACAAGAGATGAAAAAATCGGATATAATGGATATTCTTGATCAATTGGCCGATTTAGGAACTCTCTATCTTGGCTTAAGTGGAGGGGAAATATTTACAAGGGAAGATTTCTTTGAAATTGCAGAATATGCTCGAGAACTGCATTTTGCTTTGAATATTTCCACAAATGGAACATTGATCAATAATGAAATAGCCGATAAACTATCTCGCCTAAATCCTAATAGAATAAGCTTTAGTGTCTATAGCATGGACCCTAAAATCCATGATAAAATAACAGGAGTACCTGGATCTCTTGAAAAAACAATTAAAGCTGCTAAAATGCTTAAAAATAGGAATATGTATCTTAGAGTAACTAACATTATCATGAAGCAAAATATCAATGAATACTTCAACATTTATAAGTTTGCTGAAAAATTAGATGCAGAATTCCAGGTTGATCCTCATATTACTCCGAAAACTGATGGAAACATGAAACCTCTTGATTACCAAATAAATGATAATGATCTATGCAGAATTTTGGTAGATCCTTTATTAAATGAGAATTTAAGTGAAGAAGAGGTAGGAAATCATTTTAATAGTATTTATAACGATTTACCTTGCAGTGCAGCGCATAATTTCTGTTACATTTCCCCTTATGCTGATGTTTTTCCCTGTAGTCAATTCCCATTATTCTGCGGGAATTTAAAAGAAGAATCTTTAAATGAAATATGGTATCATTCATCAGGGATGTTAGAGGCCAGTAACTTGAGAATGTCTAATTTACCTGCTTGTTCTAAGTGTGAAATTGTTGATTACTGCCGTTATTGCCCCGGACTCAGTATTCTTGAAGAAAATGATCTTATGGAGCCTTCAAGTAGGTGTTGTAAAGAAGCTAAATTATTAAGTTGTTTAAAGAGGTAA